Proteins from a single region of Takifugu rubripes chromosome 4, fTakRub1.2, whole genome shotgun sequence:
- the pcbd1 gene encoding pterin-4-alpha-carbinolamine dehydratase — protein MAGKIQSLTEEERAHLLPLLHNAQWVEVVGRDAIYKEFIFKDFNQAFGFMSRVALQAEKMDHHPEWFNVYNKVQITLSTHDCGGLSQRDITMATFMDQASLM, from the exons ATG GCCGGTAAAATCCAGagtctgacagaggaggagagggcccATCTGCTGCCCCTGCTACACAACGCTCAGTGGGTGGAGGTCGTGGGCCGAGATGCCATTTACAAAGAATTCATCTTTAAAGACTTCAACCAG GCCTTTGGTTTCATGTCCAGAGTAGCCCTACAAGCAGAAAAGATGGACCATCACCCTGAGTGGTTCAATGTCTATAATAAG GTCCAGATCACTCTCAGCACTCACGACTGTGGGGGGTTATCCCAGCGCGATATCACCATGGCTACCTTTATGGATCAGGCGTCACTGATGTGA
- the sgpl1 gene encoding sphingosine-1-phosphate lyase 1 isoform X1 yields the protein MDYWSALQVYKEMVLLYLEEGRRQVNAHCADLEPLQIIGATVIITLVSVWIKRFLFQQESLTSRIKKQVFRIIRKIPFIGGAIQSQLNKALEDMSASLCTLKEGMSYTKQLPSKGLSQSQVLDKIREYETLNEVQWEKGCVSGAVYWGDKALTDLLVKVYGDFAWSNPLHPDIFPGVRKMEAEVVRMACTLFHGGPNSCGTVTSGGTESILMACKAYRDIAYERGIKYPEILAPVSVHAAFDKAAHYFGMKLVHIPLDKKTMKVDVKAMKRAIGKNTAMLVCSAPQFPHGVMDPVEEVSKLAVRYNIPLHVDACLGGFLIVFMDKAGYPLAPFDFRLKGVTSISADTHKYGYAPKGSSVILYSEKKYRHYQYFVAPDWQGGIYASPSVAGSRPGGIIAACWATMMHMGENGYIDATKKIISTARKIKTEIRKIKGVIVLGDPEISVVALGSDDFDIFRLSNALTSKGWNLNTLQFPASIHICCTVLHTQPGVADHFIRDVKEQVAIIMKNPKERTTGMGAIYGMAQAIPDRSLVTEISQGFLDCLYSTEAVNSNSNHMNGKDH from the exons ATGGATTACTGG agtgCCTTGCAGGTGTATAAGGAGATGGTCCTCCTGTACTTGGAGGAGGGCAGGCGTCAGGTCAACGCGCACTGCGCAGACCTGGAGCCGCTGCAGATCATCGGAGCGACCGTCATCATCACTCTGGTTTCTGTCTGGATTAAAAGATTCCTCTTCCAGCAAGAAA GTCTCACGTCCCGAATCAAGAAGCAGGTCTTTCGGATCATCAGAAAAATACCCTTCATCGGGGGGGCA attcagAGTCAGCTCAACAAGGCTTTGGAAGACATGTCTGCCAGTCTGTGCACTCTAAAGGAAGGGATGAGTTACACCAAACAGTTACCCTCCAAAGGGCTCTCTCAGAGCCAAGTCCTGGACAAAATCAGAGAGTATGAGACTCTGA ACGAGGTGCAGTGGGAGAAGGGATGCGTCTCAGGTGCCGTGTACTGGGGAGATAAAGCCCTGACAGATCTGTTGGTGAAG GTTTATGGGGATTTTGCCTGGAGCAATCCACTTCACCCGGACATTTTCCCTGGTGTGagaaagatggaggcagaggtCGTGAGAATGGCCTGCACGCTCTTTCACGGTGGACCGAACTCCTGTGGAACA GTTACTTCAGGGGGAACCGAAAGCATTCTGATGGCCTGCAAAGCTTACAGAGACATTGCGTATGAGCGTGGCATCAAATACCCTGAAAT CCTCGCACCAGTCAGTGTCCACGCGGCCTTTGACAAAGCAGCACATTACTTTGGGATGAAGCTTGTTCACATTCCACTTGACAAGAAAACGATGAAAGTTGACGTGAAG GCCATGAAACGAGCCATTGGCAAGAACACTGCCATGCTGGTGTGTTCAGCACCTCAGTTTCCACACGGAGTCATGGATCCAGTTGAGGAAGTTTCcaag CTGGCTGTTCGCTACAACATCCCACTGCACGTGGATGCTTGTTTGGGAGGGTTCCTCATCGTTTTCATGGACAAGGCCGGTTACCCCCTGGCTCCCTTTGACTTCAGGTTGAAAGGCGTCACCAGCATTTCTGCAGACACCCACAAG TATGGGTACGCACCAAAGGGTTCCTCAGTCATCCTCTACAGTGAGAAAAAGTACCGGCACTACCAGTACTTTGTAGCGCCAGACTGGCAGGGAGGAATCTACGCCTCTCCCTCCGTCGCAGGCTCCAGGCCCGGAGGGATCATCGCCGCCTGTTGGGCAACCATGATGCACATGGGAGAGAACGGATACATTGATGCCACCAAGAAGATCATCAGCACAGCACGCAAGATCAAAACAGA AATCCGCAAGATTAAAGGCGTGATTGTGCTTGGGGATCCAGAGATTTCGGTGGTGGCTTTGGGCTCAGATGACTTTGATATTTTCCGTCTGTCTAATGCGCTGACGTCAAAGGGCTGGAATCTCAACACGCTACAGTTCCCAGCCAG CATCCACATCTGTTGCACAGTTCTGCACACGCAGCCCGGTGTTGCTGATCACTTTATCCGTGATGTGAAAGAGCAGGTTGCCATCATCATGAAGAACCCCAAAGAGAGGACCACTGGAATG GGAGCGATCTACGGCATGGCCCAGGCCATCCCCGACAGATCATTGGTGACGGAGATCTCCCAAGGGTTCTTGGACTGTCTGTACAGCACCGAAGCGGTAAATTCAAACAGCAACCACATGAATGGTAAAGACCACTGA
- the sgpl1 gene encoding sphingosine-1-phosphate lyase 1 isoform X2: MSADSALQVYKEMVLLYLEEGRRQVNAHCADLEPLQIIGATVIITLVSVWIKRFLFQQESLTSRIKKQVFRIIRKIPFIGGAIQSQLNKALEDMSASLCTLKEGMSYTKQLPSKGLSQSQVLDKIREYETLNEVQWEKGCVSGAVYWGDKALTDLLVKVYGDFAWSNPLHPDIFPGVRKMEAEVVRMACTLFHGGPNSCGTVTSGGTESILMACKAYRDIAYERGIKYPEILAPVSVHAAFDKAAHYFGMKLVHIPLDKKTMKVDVKAMKRAIGKNTAMLVCSAPQFPHGVMDPVEEVSKLAVRYNIPLHVDACLGGFLIVFMDKAGYPLAPFDFRLKGVTSISADTHKYGYAPKGSSVILYSEKKYRHYQYFVAPDWQGGIYASPSVAGSRPGGIIAACWATMMHMGENGYIDATKKIISTARKIKTEIRKIKGVIVLGDPEISVVALGSDDFDIFRLSNALTSKGWNLNTLQFPASIHICCTVLHTQPGVADHFIRDVKEQVAIIMKNPKERTTGMGAIYGMAQAIPDRSLVTEISQGFLDCLYSTEAVNSNSNHMNGKDH, encoded by the exons ATGTCTGCTGAT agtgCCTTGCAGGTGTATAAGGAGATGGTCCTCCTGTACTTGGAGGAGGGCAGGCGTCAGGTCAACGCGCACTGCGCAGACCTGGAGCCGCTGCAGATCATCGGAGCGACCGTCATCATCACTCTGGTTTCTGTCTGGATTAAAAGATTCCTCTTCCAGCAAGAAA GTCTCACGTCCCGAATCAAGAAGCAGGTCTTTCGGATCATCAGAAAAATACCCTTCATCGGGGGGGCA attcagAGTCAGCTCAACAAGGCTTTGGAAGACATGTCTGCCAGTCTGTGCACTCTAAAGGAAGGGATGAGTTACACCAAACAGTTACCCTCCAAAGGGCTCTCTCAGAGCCAAGTCCTGGACAAAATCAGAGAGTATGAGACTCTGA ACGAGGTGCAGTGGGAGAAGGGATGCGTCTCAGGTGCCGTGTACTGGGGAGATAAAGCCCTGACAGATCTGTTGGTGAAG GTTTATGGGGATTTTGCCTGGAGCAATCCACTTCACCCGGACATTTTCCCTGGTGTGagaaagatggaggcagaggtCGTGAGAATGGCCTGCACGCTCTTTCACGGTGGACCGAACTCCTGTGGAACA GTTACTTCAGGGGGAACCGAAAGCATTCTGATGGCCTGCAAAGCTTACAGAGACATTGCGTATGAGCGTGGCATCAAATACCCTGAAAT CCTCGCACCAGTCAGTGTCCACGCGGCCTTTGACAAAGCAGCACATTACTTTGGGATGAAGCTTGTTCACATTCCACTTGACAAGAAAACGATGAAAGTTGACGTGAAG GCCATGAAACGAGCCATTGGCAAGAACACTGCCATGCTGGTGTGTTCAGCACCTCAGTTTCCACACGGAGTCATGGATCCAGTTGAGGAAGTTTCcaag CTGGCTGTTCGCTACAACATCCCACTGCACGTGGATGCTTGTTTGGGAGGGTTCCTCATCGTTTTCATGGACAAGGCCGGTTACCCCCTGGCTCCCTTTGACTTCAGGTTGAAAGGCGTCACCAGCATTTCTGCAGACACCCACAAG TATGGGTACGCACCAAAGGGTTCCTCAGTCATCCTCTACAGTGAGAAAAAGTACCGGCACTACCAGTACTTTGTAGCGCCAGACTGGCAGGGAGGAATCTACGCCTCTCCCTCCGTCGCAGGCTCCAGGCCCGGAGGGATCATCGCCGCCTGTTGGGCAACCATGATGCACATGGGAGAGAACGGATACATTGATGCCACCAAGAAGATCATCAGCACAGCACGCAAGATCAAAACAGA AATCCGCAAGATTAAAGGCGTGATTGTGCTTGGGGATCCAGAGATTTCGGTGGTGGCTTTGGGCTCAGATGACTTTGATATTTTCCGTCTGTCTAATGCGCTGACGTCAAAGGGCTGGAATCTCAACACGCTACAGTTCCCAGCCAG CATCCACATCTGTTGCACAGTTCTGCACACGCAGCCCGGTGTTGCTGATCACTTTATCCGTGATGTGAAAGAGCAGGTTGCCATCATCATGAAGAACCCCAAAGAGAGGACCACTGGAATG GGAGCGATCTACGGCATGGCCCAGGCCATCCCCGACAGATCATTGGTGACGGAGATCTCCCAAGGGTTCTTGGACTGTCTGTACAGCACCGAAGCGGTAAATTCAAACAGCAACCACATGAATGGTAAAGACCACTGA
- the neurog3 gene encoding neurogenin-3 has product MSPRVLCAPADLRTSRGALTDDRLSVTSGDTQESLLRKPRGVLVGDVLTVTNLKHKSRRERAGQRGRRRMKANDRERHRMHNLNSALDALRSILPVLPEETKLTKIETLRFAHNYIWALTETLRMADQQEHTAGCDASGPGNVVSALWTSATAAPGTDDEFDLKSCQMTSHEGFPADPMRFTPFTFYFSPLYGGNYVTNTWEY; this is encoded by the coding sequence ATGTCTCCTCGAGTTCTGTGCGCTCCCGCTGATTTGCGCACCAGCAGAGGCGCACTGACCGACGACAGGCTCTCCGTCACCTCAGGTGACACCCAGGAGTCTCTGCTCCGGAAACCCAGGGGTGTTCTGGTCGGAGATGTGCTCACCGTAACGAATcttaaacacaaaagcagacgCGAGAGAGCTGGGCAGCGGGGCCGGCGCAGGATGAAGGCGAACGACAGGGAGCGCCACCGGATGCACAACCTGAACTCCGCCCTGGACGCGCTGCGGAGCATCCTGCCGGTGCTGCCCGAAGAAACTAAACTGACTAAAATCGAAACTCTGCGCTTTGCCCACAACTACATCTGGGCTTTGACCGAGACTCTGCGCATGGCCGACCAACAGGAGCACACGGCAGGCTGCGATGCGAGTGGCCCGGGGAACGTTGTGTCTGCGCTGTGGACAAGCGCAACAGCCGCGCCTGGCACCGACGACGAGTTTGACCTGAAAAGCTGCCAGATGACCTCTCATGAAGGCTTCCCAGCCGATCCCATGCGTTTCACCCCCTTCACCTTTTATTTCTCACCGCTCTACGGTGGAAATTACGTCACAAACACTTGGGAATACTGA
- the pdlim1 gene encoding PDZ and LIM domain protein 1 has product MPLRVVMQGPGPWGFRLVGGKDFEQPLTISRVTPGSKAAQANLCIGDMILAIDGESTEHMTHLEAQNKIKGCIDEMVLSVDRSEIKLWSPLSSEGGKTHPYKMNLESEPKEVKHIGSSHNRSALPFGSKVVTNQYNNPAGLYSSENIKDFNSAVDEVKTMATANEANAKAPSEPTQMGQRPPVAADSEVYKMLQENQESDEPPRQSASFRVLQEILETGDSDKPSGFRSVKAPSTKVGSSVGNTQKLPVCDKCGSGIVGAMVKLRDKFRHPECYTCTDCDVNLKQKGHFFVEDKIFCEKHARERVVPPEGYDVVTVFPK; this is encoded by the exons ATGCCTCTGCGGGTAGTGATGCAGGGTCCCGGACCCTGGGGATTCAGACTCGTTGGAGGGAAAGACTTCGAGCAACCGCTGACTATTTCCAGG GTCACCCCTGGGAGCAAAGCTGCTCAGGCCAACCTGTGTATCGGAGACATGATCTTGGCGATCGACGGAGAGTCCACGGAGCACATGACTCACTTGGAAGCACAGAACAAAATCAAGGGGTGCATTGATGAGATGGTGCTCTCTGTAGACAG GTCAGAGATTAAATTGTGGTCACCGCTTTCATCCGAAGGAGGGAAGACGCACCCGTATAAGATGAACCTTGAATCGGAaccaaag gaagtgaagcacaTCGGCTCCAGCCACAACAGGAGCGCTCTTCCCTTTGGCTCCAAAGTGGTGACCAACCAGTACAACAACCCTGCTGGTCTGTACTCCTCAGAGAACATCAAGGACTTTAACTCTGCTGTGGATGAAGTGAAAACCATGGCCACAGCTAACGAGGCCAATGCTAA AGCTCCATCAGAGCCCACACAAATGGGGCAGAGGCCTCCTGTCGCAGCAGATTCAGAAGTTTACaagatgctgcaggagaaccaggagTCTGATGAGCCGCCTCGACAGTCGGCTTCATTCAGGGTGCTTCAGGAGATTCTCGAGACGG GCGACTCTGACAAGCCGTCAGGTTTTCGAAGTGTGAAAGCTCCCTCGACAAAGGTTGGATCATCTGTGGGGAACACGCAGAAACTGCCCGTGTGCGACAAGTGTGGATCTGGGATTGT GGGAGCCATGGTCAAGCTGAGGGACAAGTTCCGCCACCCTGAGTGCTACACCTGTACAGACTGTGATGTCAACCTTAAACAAAAGGGACATTTCTTTGTCGAGGACAAGATTTTTTGCGAGAAGCACGCACGGGAGCGAGTTGTTCCTCCAGAGGGCTATGACGTGGTCACCGTCTTCCCCAAGTAG